Proteins encoded in a region of the Mesoflavibacter profundi genome:
- a CDS encoding BamA/OMP85 family outer membrane protein — protein sequence MKTVLQCALFTILFAFSAIGNAQELNYEDGKKYNLAGITVKGNTSFSEQTIITYSGLRKDTEIQIPGEQISNAIKKLWKSNLFSDIEVYLVNTDGNNAYLEIRLADLPELNEVKITGVKKGKVETVIKENKLQKGTKVTENLVTTTKNYLENKYRKDGFLNAKVKVNTTDVVNDSLIKPQVNMVVAIDKGEKVKVKKIKFEGNQILSDKKLRKAMKNTKQINPIRILKRSKYIEADYKEDLTTIVDKYKEIGYRDARVISDTLVYNDDKTVSIDIKVEEGEKYTFGDVTFIGNTVYSDEFLRRKLRIEKGDTYNGIELQKRIADNSSPDADDLTNLYQNNGYLFSSINPVEVNADGNVIDMEIRITEGKPAYFNNVTVVGNNKTNDHVIYREIRTRPGELYSKENVVRTIRELSQLGFFDAEQLTPNFKNVNPEEGTVDMEYSVVESGSSQIELQGGYGGGGFIGTLGLSFNNFSLKDIFKKDAYTPIPMGDGQRLALRLQASRFYQTYSFQFSEPWLGGKKPVQFSTSLSHTKQFLYNAFTRSADKDRRFNITGITFGLAKRLSVPDDYFTLSQAVSFQHYNLKNYNTGLFTFGDGYSNNLSYTVGLSRNNTFNDPIFPMGGSNFSVTAKLSLPYSMFNGVDYEALKNERQENLDIISDQNSTSSEITEASSRISQIDQERFKWLEFYKVKFKADWYTRVVDKFVLKPTVEFGFLGAYNQNRGVIPFERFFVGGDGLGTYSLDGREAIALRGYQNQALSSQDGGSIYNKFSLELRYPITLKQSAKIYALTFLEAGNSYDQFRDYDPFNLKRSAGFGVRIFMPAFGLLGIDFGHGFDPQPGETSKHGWETHFIIGQQF from the coding sequence TTGAAGACAGTATTACAATGCGCTTTATTTACCATTTTATTTGCTTTTTCTGCAATAGGTAATGCACAAGAATTAAATTACGAAGACGGCAAGAAATATAATCTTGCAGGAATAACAGTAAAAGGTAACACTAGTTTTAGTGAGCAAACCATAATCACCTACTCTGGATTAAGAAAAGATACAGAAATCCAAATACCAGGAGAACAAATTAGTAATGCCATAAAAAAACTATGGAAATCTAATTTATTTAGTGATATAGAAGTTTACTTAGTAAATACAGACGGAAACAACGCTTATTTAGAAATTAGATTAGCAGACTTACCAGAGTTAAACGAAGTAAAAATAACAGGAGTAAAAAAAGGAAAAGTAGAAACTGTTATAAAAGAAAATAAACTTCAAAAAGGAACAAAAGTTACAGAGAACTTAGTAACTACTACAAAAAACTATCTTGAAAATAAATACAGAAAAGACGGTTTCTTAAACGCCAAAGTAAAAGTAAACACAACAGATGTAGTTAACGACTCTTTAATAAAACCACAAGTAAATATGGTTGTGGCAATAGATAAAGGAGAAAAGGTAAAAGTTAAAAAAATTAAATTTGAAGGCAACCAAATACTTAGTGATAAAAAGCTAAGAAAAGCCATGAAAAATACGAAGCAAATTAATCCAATTCGTATTTTAAAACGATCAAAATATATTGAAGCAGACTATAAAGAAGACTTGACTACTATCGTAGACAAGTATAAAGAAATTGGTTACAGAGATGCAAGAGTAATTTCTGATACTTTAGTGTATAATGACGATAAAACAGTATCTATAGACATTAAAGTAGAAGAAGGAGAAAAATATACATTTGGAGATGTTACATTTATAGGTAACACCGTTTATTCAGATGAGTTTTTAAGAAGAAAACTTAGAATAGAAAAAGGAGATACTTATAATGGAATAGAGCTTCAAAAACGTATTGCAGATAATTCTAGTCCAGATGCAGATGATTTAACAAACTTATATCAAAACAATGGATACTTATTCTCTTCAATTAATCCAGTTGAGGTAAATGCAGATGGAAATGTAATTGATATGGAAATTAGAATTACCGAAGGTAAACCTGCTTACTTTAATAATGTAACTGTTGTAGGTAATAATAAAACTAACGACCATGTAATTTACAGAGAAATAAGAACTAGACCAGGTGAATTATATAGTAAGGAAAATGTGGTTAGAACTATACGTGAGTTAAGTCAATTAGGATTTTTTGATGCTGAACAATTAACACCTAATTTTAAAAATGTAAATCCAGAAGAAGGTACAGTAGATATGGAATATTCTGTTGTAGAATCTGGATCTAGTCAAATCGAGCTGCAAGGTGGATATGGCGGTGGAGGATTTATAGGTACCTTAGGTTTATCTTTCAATAACTTTTCTTTAAAAGATATATTTAAAAAAGATGCTTATACTCCAATACCAATGGGTGATGGACAGCGTTTAGCTTTAAGATTACAAGCAAGTAGATTTTATCAAACCTATAGTTTTCAGTTTTCAGAACCGTGGTTAGGTGGTAAAAAACCAGTACAATTTTCTACTTCGTTATCACATACAAAACAATTTTTATATAATGCTTTTACAAGAAGTGCAGATAAAGATAGACGGTTTAACATCACAGGTATTACTTTTGGTCTAGCAAAACGTTTATCTGTACCTGATGATTATTTTACATTATCTCAAGCTGTAAGTTTTCAACATTATAACCTAAAAAATTATAACACAGGTTTATTTACATTTGGTGATGGATATTCTAACAACTTATCTTATACTGTTGGATTAAGTAGAAATAATACTTTTAATGATCCAATTTTCCCAATGGGTGGATCTAATTTTTCTGTTACTGCTAAATTATCTTTACCGTATTCAATGTTTAATGGTGTAGATTATGAAGCTTTAAAAAATGAAAGACAAGAGAACTTAGATATCATATCTGATCAAAATAGTACCTCAAGTGAAATAACAGAAGCTTCAAGTAGAATTAGTCAAATAGACCAAGAACGATTTAAATGGTTAGAATTTTATAAAGTAAAATTTAAAGCAGATTGGTATACAAGAGTTGTAGATAAATTTGTATTAAAACCTACAGTTGAGTTTGGTTTCTTAGGTGCATATAATCAAAATAGAGGTGTTATTCCTTTCGAAAGATTTTTTGTTGGAGGAGATGGATTAGGAACCTATAGTTTAGATGGTAGAGAAGCAATTGCCTTACGTGGATATCAAAATCAAGCATTATCTTCACAAGATGGAGGATCTATTTATAATAAATTCTCATTAGAATTAAGATACCCAATTACACTTAAGCAATCTGCAAAAATATATGCATTAACATTCTTAGAAGCAGGTAATTCTTACGATCAATTTAGAGATTACGATCCATTTAATCTTAAAAGATCTGCAGGATTTGGAGTAAGAATATTTATGCCAGCATTTGGATTATTAGGAATAGACTTTGGTCATGGATTTGATCCTCAACCAGGAGAAACTTCAAAACACGGTTGGGAAACACATTTCATCATTGGTCAACAATTTTAA
- a CDS encoding OmpH family outer membrane protein: MKTFKVLLVLFLLSVSFSANAQRGVRIGYIDTEYILENVPEYTEATTQLEAKVQRWKSEIEGKLNTIKQKREALNNEKALLTKELIEEREEDILFEEKEILDYQQKRFGPNGDLMIQKRQLMQPVQDQIFQAVQDIAAAKKYDFVFDKSADVVMLYSAERFDISDLVIRTITRASNRKQAKTNKERKEAKDEEVVEDINDSQEARQKALDAKRAEREAAAEQRRQEILEEREAKKKAAQERRQKILEERAKAREDKLKEREDSSTNTDEQRTSFDADQENETKSREEILEERRQKKLADREARKKELEARKQQILEDRKKAKEEKESKDDEEN; this comes from the coding sequence ATGAAAACATTTAAAGTTCTTTTAGTATTGTTTCTATTAAGCGTTTCGTTTAGTGCAAATGCGCAACGAGGTGTAAGAATAGGTTATATAGATACCGAGTATATTTTAGAAAATGTACCAGAATATACAGAAGCAACTACGCAGTTAGAAGCTAAAGTACAACGATGGAAATCTGAAATTGAAGGTAAGCTTAACACTATTAAACAAAAAAGAGAAGCGCTTAACAATGAAAAAGCTCTATTAACAAAAGAGTTAATAGAAGAACGTGAAGAGGATATTCTATTTGAAGAAAAAGAAATATTAGATTATCAACAAAAACGTTTTGGTCCAAACGGTGATTTAATGATACAAAAGCGTCAATTAATGCAGCCAGTTCAAGACCAAATTTTTCAAGCAGTACAAGACATAGCAGCAGCAAAAAAATACGATTTTGTATTTGATAAATCTGCAGATGTAGTAATGTTATATTCGGCAGAGCGATTTGATATTAGCGATTTAGTTATAAGAACAATTACAAGAGCATCAAATCGTAAACAAGCAAAAACCAATAAAGAGCGTAAAGAAGCAAAAGACGAAGAAGTTGTAGAAGATATTAACGATAGTCAAGAAGCAAGACAAAAAGCTTTAGATGCAAAAAGAGCAGAACGTGAAGCAGCAGCCGAACAAAGACGACAAGAAATATTAGAGGAAAGAGAAGCAAAGAAAAAAGCTGCTCAAGAAAGAAGACAAAAAATATTAGAAGAACGAGCTAAAGCAAGAGAAGACAAATTAAAAGAAAGAGAAGATAGCTCTACAAATACAGACGAACAAAGAACATCTTTTGATGCAGATCAAGAAAATGAAACAAAATCAAGAGAAGAAATTTTAGAAGAAAGAAGACAAAAAAAACTAGCAGATAGAGAAGCAAGAAAAAAAGAACTTGAAGCTAGAAAACAACAAATCTTAGAAGACCGTAAGAAAGCTAAAGAAGAAAAGGAGAGCAAAGACGACGAAGAAAACTAA
- a CDS encoding OmpH family outer membrane protein: MKQFKTLLFAVALFIGATSFSNAQTKVAHINVGELVTSMPEMKAAQTEMEKMGKTFETDIQEMMKEYQSKAKQYEGEAATKTNEENQKRGEELAGMQQSIRQFQADAQQQLQKKELDLLEPITKKAKAAILKVAKAQGFNYVLDSSQGSGVIMAEGKDLLTDVQKELGF, from the coding sequence ATGAAACAATTTAAAACACTTTTATTTGCTGTAGCATTATTTATTGGCGCTACTAGTTTTTCTAACGCACAAACAAAGGTAGCACACATTAATGTTGGAGAATTAGTAACATCTATGCCAGAGATGAAAGCTGCTCAAACAGAAATGGAAAAAATGGGTAAAACTTTCGAGACAGATATTCAAGAAATGATGAAAGAATACCAATCAAAAGCTAAACAATATGAAGGTGAAGCTGCAACTAAAACTAACGAAGAAAACCAAAAAAGAGGTGAAGAGTTAGCAGGTATGCAACAAAGCATTAGACAATTTCAAGCAGATGCACAACAACAATTACAAAAGAAAGAATTAGATTTATTAGAGCCAATAACTAAAAAAGCTAAAGCAGCTATTTTAAAAGTAGCAAAAGCGCAAGGTTTTAATTACGTATTAGATTCTTCTCAAGGTTCTGGTGTTATCATGGCAGAAGGAAAAGATCTTTTAACAGATGTACAAAAAGAATTAGGATTTTAA
- the murI gene encoding glutamate racemase has translation MSLQPIGIFDSGVGGTSIFKEIHSLLPTENAIYLADSANAPYGPKGKDRIIALSEKNTEYLLNKNCKLIVVACNTATTNAIQHLRAKFDVPFIGIEPAIKPAALQTKTKAIGILATKGTLSSELFSNTTQLYANGIKVIEQEGEGIVQLIEAGKINSIEMTSLLEMYTKPMVAANIDYLVLGCTHYPYLIPQLITILPKHIKIIDSGLAVAKQTKAVLEQNRLLNESSIQAEVSFYTNGNTAVLKALVGNNFNVEYLSF, from the coding sequence ATGAGTTTACAACCTATAGGTATATTCGATTCTGGAGTTGGCGGTACTTCAATATTTAAAGAAATACATAGCCTGCTACCAACTGAAAACGCAATTTATCTTGCAGATAGTGCAAATGCGCCTTATGGACCAAAAGGTAAGGATAGGATTATAGCATTGTCTGAAAAAAATACAGAATATTTATTAAACAAAAATTGTAAACTTATAGTAGTGGCTTGTAATACTGCAACTACTAATGCAATACAACATTTAAGAGCTAAATTTGATGTGCCTTTTATAGGTATAGAACCAGCTATTAAACCAGCAGCATTACAGACTAAAACTAAAGCAATTGGTATTCTAGCTACAAAAGGAACTTTAAGCAGTGAGTTGTTCTCTAATACAACGCAGCTTTACGCAAATGGTATAAAAGTGATAGAGCAAGAAGGCGAAGGTATTGTACAGCTAATAGAAGCAGGTAAAATAAATTCTATAGAGATGACGTCTTTATTAGAAATGTATACAAAACCAATGGTTGCAGCCAATATAGATTATTTGGTATTAGGATGTACACATTATCCTTATTTAATACCACAACTTATTACTATCCTACCTAAACATATTAAGATTATAGATTCTGGTTTAGCTGTAGCTAAGCAAACAAAAGCAGTTTTAGAGCAAAACAGATTATTAAATGAGTCTTCTATACAAGCAGAAGTAAGTTTTTATACTAACGGTAATACAGCTGTATTAAAAGCCTTAGTTGGAAATAACTTTAATGTAGAATATTTAAGTTTTTAA
- the rpsU gene encoding 30S ribosomal protein S21, with amino-acid sequence MLRIEIKEGENIERALKRYKRKHRNVKVMQNLRDKQYFTKPSVRRRKEVQKAEYIQSLRDAEDI; translated from the coding sequence ATGTTAAGAATCGAAATCAAAGAAGGAGAAAATATAGAACGTGCTCTAAAACGTTACAAGCGTAAGCACAGAAACGTAAAAGTAATGCAAAACTTAAGAGATAAGCAATACTTTACTAAACCTTCAGTAAGAAGAAGAAAAGAAGTTCAAAAAGCTGAATATATCCAAAGCTTAAGAGACGCAGAAGATATATAA
- a CDS encoding sigma-70 family RNA polymerase sigma factor: MRQLKITKQVTNRESKSLDKYLQDISKLPMVTAEEEVELAKKIREGCQKSLDRLTTANLRFVVSVAKQYQNQGLKLPDLINEGNAGLVKAAKRFDETRGFKFISYAVWWIRQAILSALAEQSRIVRLPLNKIGSINKIRKITSHLEQTNQRPPSAEEIAKELDLTISDVKQSMRISSRHVSMDAPLKEGEDYSLYDLVKSGESPNPDNQLMHESLNIEIERALDTLTPRESDVIRLNFGLGNQPAMTLDEIGRTFDLTRERVRQIREKGIRRLRQTSKSKILKTYLG; encoded by the coding sequence ATGCGACAATTAAAAATTACAAAACAAGTTACCAATCGCGAATCTAAATCACTTGACAAATATCTACAAGATATAAGCAAACTTCCAATGGTTACTGCTGAAGAAGAAGTAGAACTAGCCAAAAAAATAAGAGAAGGTTGCCAAAAATCTTTAGATAGATTAACTACTGCTAACTTACGTTTTGTTGTTTCTGTTGCCAAACAATATCAAAATCAAGGATTAAAATTACCCGATTTAATTAATGAAGGTAATGCTGGATTAGTTAAAGCTGCAAAACGTTTTGACGAAACAAGAGGTTTTAAATTTATTTCCTACGCTGTTTGGTGGATTAGACAAGCTATTTTATCTGCATTAGCAGAACAATCTAGAATTGTTAGATTACCACTTAACAAAATAGGTAGCATAAATAAGATAAGAAAAATAACTTCTCATTTAGAACAAACAAACCAACGTCCGCCAAGTGCAGAAGAGATAGCTAAAGAATTAGATTTAACAATTAGCGACGTCAAACAATCTATGCGTATTTCTAGCAGACACGTATCTATGGATGCACCTTTAAAAGAAGGTGAAGATTATAGTTTATATGATTTAGTAAAATCTGGCGAGTCACCAAATCCAGACAACCAATTAATGCATGAATCTTTAAACATAGAAATAGAACGTGCTTTAGACACTTTAACTCCAAGAGAAAGCGACGTTATACGTTTAAATTTTGGATTAGGTAATCAACCTGCTATGACTTTAGATGAAATTGGTCGCACTTTTGATCTAACTAGAGAACGTGTTAGACAAATACGAGAAAAAGGAATAAGACGCTTAAGACAAACCTCTAAAAGTAAAATTTTAAAGACGTATTTAGGTTAA
- a CDS encoding AsmA family protein has product MKKKLKIVGISILILLVVLIASPFIFQKQIKNLVRNYINNNVNAKVEFNDVNLSFLSSFPQANVTIDQLSITTFEPFKNDTLANVKQLSLDMSVKELFKTASEDPIIVNSINIDNAFINLKTNKDGQVNWDIAKANTNNTPSNASNNNSFVFDIENYSINNSAFNYVDESANTLIKVTNINHTGNGTFSGDTSELDTKTEANVTFSLDSTEYLSNNLIKLDALIDLDIPNQTYTFKDNQGFVNDLPLQFKGYVKQLENGQDIDISFENPGSSFKEFLAVIPKTYAKNLDNVNTTGNFKVNGIIKGKVTEETIPTLDINILSNNASFKFADLPKRVENISINAQIKNETGLVDDTFLNLNTLNFKIDEDVFKSSATIKNLTSNMLVNANIDGVLNLANITKAYPIQLENELKGILKAKLNTSFDMNAIETNAYNRIKNNGNLSVSDFVFSSADIVNPINISNANISFNPGTISLDNFNATTGQSDINAKGTINNLLGFLLSDQKLKGNFIVNSNTFIVSDFMIEGGSEAPVNQSAEPDTALKIPAFLDCNITANANTVVYDNLTLKNVKGNLTIAEEKAQLNNVTSSIFDGNLSLNGLVDTSKEKATFNMQLGASNFNISQSFNGLDMLQALAPLAKALEGKLNSSIDLSGTLGEDFTPILNTISGDAFAELLTGEFKPKNEQLVSLLENKLSFLDFSKLNLKDLKTKLSFNNGQVNVKPFDIKYKDIKMTIGGSHSFSNTMNYQVVLDVPAKYLGTDVNNLIAKINDPTVNTITIPVTANVSGSTTQPQVQTDLTSGVKNLTQQLIEIQKQKLLNTGKDKINDAINNIIKGNTTTKDSTNTTKNNTVKDVLGGILGNSNTTKDSTKTDSSNTKNPVKDVLGGIFGKKKKSN; this is encoded by the coding sequence ATGAAAAAAAAACTAAAAATAGTTGGCATCTCAATTTTAATACTTTTAGTCGTATTAATAGCAAGTCCGTTTATATTTCAAAAACAAATTAAAAATTTAGTTAGAAATTACATCAATAATAATGTAAATGCTAAAGTAGAATTTAACGATGTTAACCTTAGTTTTTTAAGTAGTTTCCCTCAAGCAAACGTTACTATAGACCAATTAAGCATTACAACTTTTGAGCCTTTTAAAAACGACACACTTGCCAATGTAAAACAACTATCTTTAGACATGTCTGTTAAAGAACTTTTTAAAACAGCAAGTGAAGATCCAATCATAGTCAACAGTATAAATATTGATAACGCATTTATTAATTTAAAAACCAACAAAGACGGACAAGTCAATTGGGATATTGCTAAAGCCAATACCAATAACACGCCTTCAAACGCTTCAAATAACAATAGTTTTGTTTTTGATATCGAAAATTACAGCATAAACAACAGCGCCTTCAATTATGTAGATGAAAGCGCTAATACACTAATAAAAGTAACCAACATAAATCACACAGGTAACGGAACATTCTCTGGAGACACATCTGAATTAGACACAAAAACCGAAGCTAACGTAACGTTTAGCCTTGATAGTACAGAATATTTAAGTAATAATCTAATTAAACTTGATGCTTTAATAGATCTAGACATACCAAATCAAACTTACACCTTTAAAGACAATCAAGGTTTTGTAAACGATTTACCTTTACAATTTAAAGGCTATGTAAAACAACTTGAAAATGGTCAAGACATAGATATTTCTTTTGAAAATCCAGGCTCTTCTTTTAAAGAGTTTTTAGCTGTCATCCCAAAAACGTATGCTAAAAATTTAGACAATGTTAATACAACCGGTAACTTTAAAGTAAACGGAATTATTAAAGGAAAAGTAACCGAAGAAACCATACCTACTTTAGATATTAATATTCTTTCTAACAACGCGTCTTTTAAATTTGCAGATTTACCAAAACGCGTAGAAAACATAAGCATTAACGCGCAAATTAAAAACGAAACTGGTTTAGTAGACGATACATTTTTAAATCTTAACACTCTTAATTTTAAGATAGATGAAGATGTGTTTAAAAGCTCGGCTACTATAAAAAATCTAACAAGCAACATGCTTGTAAATGCTAACATAGATGGTGTTTTAAATTTAGCAAACATCACAAAAGCTTATCCAATACAGTTAGAAAACGAGTTAAAAGGTATTTTAAAAGCAAAGCTTAACACAAGTTTTGACATGAATGCTATAGAAACAAATGCTTATAACCGAATAAAAAATAACGGTAATTTAAGTGTTAGTGACTTTGTGTTTTCTTCTGCAGATATTGTAAATCCAATTAATATTAGCAACGCCAACATTAGTTTTAATCCAGGAACCATTAGTTTAGATAACTTTAATGCAACAACTGGACAATCGGATATAAATGCAAAAGGAACAATAAATAATTTATTAGGATTTCTTCTAAGCGATCAAAAACTAAAAGGAAATTTCATCGTAAATTCGAACACATTCATAGTAAGTGATTTTATGATTGAAGGCGGTAGCGAAGCACCAGTTAACCAAAGTGCAGAACCTGATACTGCATTAAAAATTCCTGCGTTTTTAGATTGTAATATTACCGCAAATGCAAACACAGTTGTTTACGACAACTTAACGCTTAAAAATGTAAAAGGAAATCTAACCATAGCAGAAGAAAAAGCACAACTAAACAATGTAACTTCAAGTATTTTTGATGGAAATTTATCTTTAAATGGATTAGTAGATACTTCTAAAGAAAAAGCGACATTTAACATGCAGCTTGGTGCATCTAACTTTAATATTTCTCAATCCTTTAACGGTCTTGACATGTTACAAGCTTTAGCGCCTTTAGCAAAAGCTTTAGAAGGAAAACTTAATAGCAGTATAGATTTATCCGGAACATTAGGCGAAGATTTTACACCTATATTAAATACGATATCTGGCGACGCTTTCGCGGAATTATTAACAGGTGAATTTAAACCTAAAAACGAACAACTAGTTTCTTTACTAGAAAATAAATTAAGCTTCTTAGACTTTAGTAAATTAAATTTAAAAGATTTAAAAACTAAACTTAGTTTTAATAACGGGCAAGTAAACGTAAAGCCTTTTGATATTAAATACAAGGATATTAAAATGACGATTGGCGGATCGCATTCATTTTCTAATACAATGAATTATCAAGTCGTATTAGATGTTCCTGCTAAATATCTAGGTACAGACGTAAATAATCTAATTGCAAAAATTAATGATCCTACTGTAAATACAATTACCATTCCGGTAACTGCTAATGTATCAGGAAGCACAACACAACCGCAAGTTCAAACAGATTTAACAAGTGGTGTAAAAAATCTTACGCAACAACTTATAGAAATTCAAAAACAAAAATTACTTAATACCGGTAAGGACAAAATAAACGATGCAATAAATAATATAATTAAAGGTAACACTACTACAAAAGATAGTACAAACACAACTAAAAACAATACAGTTAAAGATGTACTTGGAGGTATTTTAGGCAATTCTAATACTACAAAGGATAGCACAAAAACAGATAGTAGTAATACGAAAAATCCTGTAAAGGATGTTTTAGGCGGAATTTTCGGAAAAAAGAAAAAATCCAATTAA
- a CDS encoding queuosine precursor transporter, with product MTLKDKLLAQKIYLFLGALFITSLVVSNLIFQKFFYWYPFEIEIFGAKLFEISVGILPYPITFLITDLISEIYGKKRANQIVIAGIFASIFSLLIVYTANNVSATSWSPVDDGLFTTVFGNTIIAVFASMMAYLLAQLVDIQIYHFWKKLTKGKMLWLRNNCSTFLSQFVDTFSVLFLLCAFGEIGWDKFAGLLISGFIFKVLIAVIDTPFLYLGVYLFRKRFNLKVNEEINLL from the coding sequence ATGACCTTAAAAGATAAACTACTCGCACAAAAAATTTATTTGTTTTTAGGAGCCTTATTTATAACTTCTTTAGTTGTTTCTAATCTAATTTTTCAGAAGTTTTTTTATTGGTATCCTTTTGAAATTGAAATTTTTGGCGCTAAACTTTTCGAAATCTCTGTTGGCATATTACCTTACCCTATCACCTTTTTAATAACAGATTTAATTAGTGAGATTTATGGAAAAAAACGCGCTAATCAAATTGTAATTGCCGGTATTTTTGCTTCGATTTTTTCTTTATTAATTGTGTATACAGCAAACAATGTCTCTGCAACTAGTTGGTCACCTGTTGACGATGGATTATTTACTACAGTATTTGGCAATACTATAATTGCTGTATTTGCTAGTATGATGGCATATTTATTAGCACAATTGGTAGATATACAGATTTATCACTTTTGGAAAAAACTAACTAAAGGAAAAATGTTGTGGTTACGTAATAACTGCTCGACATTTTTATCTCAGTTTGTAGATACATTTTCAGTTTTATTTTTACTGTGCGCTTTTGGTGAAATAGGTTGGGATAAATTTGCTGGTTTATTAATTAGCGGATTTATTTTTAAGGTATTAATAGCCGTAATTGACACACCATTTTTATATTTAGGAGTTTATCTTTTTAGAAAACGTTTCAACCTTAAAGTTAACGAAGAGATAAATCTGCTTTAA
- the folK gene encoding 2-amino-4-hydroxy-6-hydroxymethyldihydropteridine diphosphokinase: MKDTKTVYIALGSNKGDKFKNLQLAINAIFEKIGAIVSISKVYQTEAMGFDGDDFLNTCIAVNTNLSAKKVLKILQEIEVKLGRKPKKSIGYESREIDLDIIFYEDEIIDDKNLIIPHPEAHKRKFVLEPLQVIAANIQHPVLETTVEQLLTNCTDTTTLQPYNIWLKNPIKKYTLSKQNYIAIEGNIGAGKTSLATQISKDFNAKLILERFADNPFLPKFYKEPNRYAFTLEMSFLADRYQQISDDLSQLDLFKDFIVSDYDVFKSLIFSKITLQPDEFKLYRKLFYLMYKDIAKPDLYVYLYQNTQRLQANIKKRGRKYESEIADDYLEKINAGYLDFLKSQSDLKVKIIDISDKDFVKSREDYLWLIKEINNAVQDN, translated from the coding sequence ATGAAGGATACAAAAACAGTTTACATTGCATTAGGAAGTAATAAAGGCGATAAGTTTAAAAACTTACAACTTGCTATTAATGCAATTTTTGAAAAAATAGGCGCTATTGTTAGTATATCTAAAGTATACCAAACAGAAGCAATGGGTTTTGATGGAGACGATTTTTTAAACACATGTATCGCAGTTAATACTAATTTATCCGCAAAAAAAGTATTAAAAATACTTCAAGAGATTGAGGTGAAATTAGGACGTAAACCCAAAAAATCTATTGGGTACGAATCTAGAGAAATAGATTTGGATATTATTTTTTATGAAGATGAAATAATAGATGATAAAAACCTTATTATTCCTCATCCAGAAGCGCACAAACGCAAATTTGTATTAGAGCCACTTCAAGTAATTGCAGCCAACATACAACATCCAGTTTTAGAAACAACTGTAGAGCAATTATTAACCAATTGTACAGATACTACAACCTTACAGCCGTATAATATTTGGTTAAAAAACCCAATAAAAAAATATACGCTTTCTAAGCAAAATTATATTGCTATAGAAGGTAATATTGGCGCAGGAAAAACCAGTCTTGCTACACAAATCTCTAAAGATTTTAATGCAAAATTAATTTTAGAACGTTTTGCAGATAATCCTTTTTTGCCAAAATTTTACAAAGAGCCTAATCGCTACGCCTTTACTTTAGAGATGTCTTTTCTAGCAGATCGATACCAGCAAATTAGTGACGATTTAAGCCAGTTAGATCTATTTAAAGATTTTATTGTAAGCGATTATGACGTGTTTAAATCTTTAATTTTTTCAAAAATAACGCTACAACCAGACGAGTTTAAATTATACCGAAAGCTTTTTTACTTAATGTACAAAGACATTGCAAAACCAGATTTGTATGTCTATTTATACCAAAACACACAACGATTACAAGCTAATATTAAAAAACGAGGTAGAAAATATGAAAGCGAAATTGCAGACGATTATCTAGAAAAAATCAATGCTGGTTATTTAGATTTTTTAAAAAGTCAATCCGATTTAAAAGTCAAAATAATAGATATATCCGACAAAGATTTTGTTAAATCTAGAGAAGATTATCTTTGGTTAATAAAGGAAATAAATAATGCAGTACAAGATAATTAA